A genomic region of Enterococcus sp. 12C11_DIV0727 contains the following coding sequences:
- the tsaD gene encoding tRNA (adenosine(37)-N6)-threonylcarbamoyltransferase complex transferase subunit TsaD gives MTFFYKKRKLILAIESSCDETSVAVVEDGREILSNIVASQVKSHQRFGGVVPEVASRHHVEEITMCIEEALIEAEVEPDDLSGVGVTYGPGLVGALLIGISAAKTFAWAHDLPLIPVNHMAGHIYAANFVEPLQFPLMALLVSGGHTELVYMKETGSFDIVGETRDDAAGEAYDKVGRVLGLCYPSGKEIDELAHQGQDTYHFPRAMIKEDNYDFSFSGLKSSFINTVHNAEQREEQLSTKDLAASFQASVIDVLTEKTIRACKEYPIKQLVMAGGVAANQGLRERLTKEVTKELPGVTFIVPPLRLCGDNAAMIGAAAFVEAEKGHLADYHLNADPSLTFMTI, from the coding sequence ATGACTTTTTTTTACAAAAAAAGAAAATTAATTTTAGCTATTGAGAGTAGTTGCGATGAAACAAGTGTAGCGGTCGTTGAAGACGGCAGAGAAATACTATCGAATATCGTCGCTTCACAAGTGAAAAGTCATCAACGTTTCGGCGGTGTGGTACCAGAAGTTGCTAGTCGACATCATGTTGAAGAAATTACGATGTGCATTGAAGAGGCCTTGATCGAGGCTGAGGTGGAACCAGATGACTTGAGTGGTGTAGGAGTCACTTATGGACCAGGCTTAGTAGGGGCTTTATTGATCGGAATCTCAGCCGCAAAGACATTTGCTTGGGCACATGATTTACCATTGATTCCAGTGAATCATATGGCTGGGCATATTTATGCGGCGAATTTCGTAGAACCACTACAATTCCCATTAATGGCTTTATTAGTCAGCGGTGGCCACACGGAATTAGTTTATATGAAAGAAACGGGTTCTTTTGACATTGTCGGTGAAACAAGAGACGACGCAGCTGGTGAGGCCTATGATAAAGTTGGCAGAGTTTTAGGACTATGTTATCCTAGCGGAAAAGAAATCGACGAGTTGGCCCATCAGGGTCAAGATACGTATCATTTTCCTCGTGCGATGATCAAAGAAGATAATTATGATTTTAGCTTCAGCGGGTTGAAAAGTTCCTTTATCAACACAGTTCATAATGCGGAGCAACGAGAGGAACAATTGAGCACAAAAGATTTAGCTGCAAGTTTTCAGGCAAGTGTGATTGATGTTTTAACAGAAAAGACAATTCGGGCTTGTAAGGAATATCCAATCAAACAATTAGTAATGGCAGGCGGCGTTGCTGCAAATCAAGGGCTTCGTGAGCGTTTGACCAAAGAAGTGACAAAAGAACTCCCAGGTGTGACCTTCATTGTTCCACCACTTAGATTATGCGGAGATAATGCTGCAATGATCGGGGCCGCAGCATTTGTTGAAGCAGAAAAAGGACATTTAGCAGATTATCATCTAAATGCAGACCCTAGTTTAACGTTTATGACGATTTAA
- the rimI gene encoding ribosomal protein S18-alanine N-acetyltransferase, with protein MYYSKKTLPTGKIAEKIWSISEAGYEHGSPWSIEQFSLDLAQQTSDYLVLSEAGQWIGFISYQLVLDEVEITHVVIHKNFQHLGHGGRLIAQLIQQLIQQDVAQIFLEVRVSNTNARQLYEKNGFKIINCRKNYYTHPKEDGIVMCLNIKEVKQ; from the coding sequence ATGTACTATTCAAAAAAAACACTACCAACAGGAAAAATTGCTGAAAAAATTTGGTCAATTAGTGAGGCTGGGTACGAACATGGCTCGCCTTGGTCAATCGAACAATTTAGCCTAGATTTAGCGCAGCAAACAAGTGATTATTTGGTGTTGAGTGAAGCAGGGCAGTGGATCGGTTTTATCAGTTATCAACTTGTTTTAGATGAAGTGGAGATCACACATGTTGTCATTCACAAAAATTTTCAGCACCTTGGGCATGGTGGTCGTTTGATTGCCCAGTTGATCCAACAATTGATCCAACAAGACGTTGCTCAAATTTTTTTGGAAGTGCGTGTATCGAATACAAATGCTCGACAACTATATGAAAAAAATGGATTCAAAATCATTAATTGCCGCAAAAATTATTATACTCATCCTAAAGAGGATGGAATTGTTATGTGTTTAAACATTAAGGAAGTGAAACAATGA
- the rimI gene encoding ribosomal protein S18-alanine N-acetyltransferase — protein MLKKFNLFHSLLGIFFKNRPYDERTVEISNESYSVRAIVLDDIKDLLSIEREVYAGELPWTKTAFLMELQAAEPHLYLLIQKDEKTIGFVGCRIFDKDAHITNVAVLTQNQGKGIGSFLIREVIQFARANNCETISLEVRISNKNAQRVYRQLGFASSTIKPAYYTENKEDALEMILHLKEV, from the coding sequence ATGTTGAAAAAATTTAATCTATTTCATAGCCTTTTAGGCATCTTTTTTAAAAATCGTCCCTATGATGAAAGAACTGTAGAAATTTCAAATGAATCATATTCTGTGCGGGCAATCGTCCTTGATGATATCAAAGATTTGCTTTCAATTGAACGAGAAGTGTATGCTGGTGAGCTGCCTTGGACTAAAACAGCTTTTTTGATGGAACTTCAAGCAGCTGAACCTCATTTATATTTACTCATTCAAAAAGACGAAAAAACGATTGGATTTGTTGGTTGCCGTATTTTTGACAAAGATGCGCATATTACAAACGTAGCAGTTTTAACTCAAAATCAAGGAAAAGGAATTGGTAGTTTCTTGATTAGAGAAGTTATTCAGTTTGCAAGGGCCAATAATTGTGAGACGATTTCTTTAGAAGTTAGAATCAGTAATAAAAATGCCCAACGAGTTTATCGCCAACTTGGCTTTGCTTCAAGTACGATTAAACCAGCTTATTACACTGAAAATAAAGAAGATGCATTGGAAATGATCTTGCATTTAAAAGAAGTGTAA
- the tsaB gene encoding tRNA (adenosine(37)-N6)-threonylcarbamoyltransferase complex dimerization subunit type 1 TsaB has protein sequence MRILAIDTSNQTLTVAVCEEKKIIGQYTITVKRNHSLTLMPAITRLMEDVGLKPSAIDRIVVAQGPGSYTGLRIGVTTAKTLAYTLKKELVGISSLKALAANCVQSKGLIIPVFDARRKNVYTGAYQFIDGVLTTIIADQHIGMDTWLDRLKEFDHVYFVGEDAENFRIQIESVLPEAEICTISQWQVPNAAALAELGRLAEPEKDIHHFLPNYLKRVEAEENWLKEHTAEVENYVEKI, from the coding sequence GTGCGAATTTTAGCAATTGATACCTCGAATCAGACATTGACAGTTGCTGTTTGTGAAGAGAAGAAAATAATAGGACAATATACAATCACAGTGAAAAGAAACCATAGTTTAACGTTAATGCCTGCAATCACAAGACTGATGGAAGATGTTGGCTTAAAACCGAGTGCTATTGACCGTATTGTGGTAGCCCAAGGTCCAGGTTCTTATACGGGTTTAAGAATCGGCGTGACAACGGCAAAGACGTTAGCATATACGTTAAAAAAAGAGCTAGTCGGAATATCAAGTTTGAAAGCTTTGGCAGCCAATTGTGTCCAAAGTAAAGGACTGATTATCCCAGTTTTTGATGCTCGTAGAAAAAATGTTTATACTGGTGCATATCAGTTTATTGATGGCGTATTGACGACGATTATTGCAGATCAGCATATTGGAATGGATACGTGGTTGGATCGATTAAAAGAATTTGATCATGTTTACTTTGTTGGAGAGGATGCCGAAAATTTTCGAATACAAATTGAATCTGTTTTACCAGAAGCTGAAATTTGTACCATTTCGCAATGGCAAGTCCCTAATGCGGCTGCCCTTGCTGAACTTGGTAGATTAGCAGAACCAGAAAAAGATATTCATCACTTTTTACCTAATTATTTAAAAAGAGTGGAAGCAGAGGAAAATTGGTTAAAAGAACATACAGCAGAGGTAGAAAATTATGTTGAAAAAATTTAA
- a CDS encoding penicillin-binding transpeptidase domain-containing protein, giving the protein MGDWEVERRNQKKSNKPVLLAIGGIVAVGVLAGGYFAYSTWQKTQELNNAEKSAKTFLSYFSKQEFDKFPELLNEGSVKESGYDNAKLVEKYQTIFSGIQAEGIKSKEVKVTKDKKGQFTFTYKLDMTTPLGNLKDLTYKTTIKKTSDRYEIDWAPNLIFPEMTGQDKVTMGIDPANRGEIVDRNGEGLAVNQAFDQVGIVPGKLGEGQEKTNNIKAFSEQFKVSIEDIEQKLKQEWVKPDSFVPLAISFDPVTTFPQGAASQDAMVRYYPLKEAAAQLVGYVGTITAEDIEKDPSLSSTGVIGKVGLEQAYDKQLRGQDGGNITIIDDKGEFRSVLQKVAKKDGDKIQIAIDKNVQSQAYTIFNNRPGSAVVMDPQQGDLLAAASSPSFDPNKMANGISQVDYDAYANNENLPFMARFATGYAPGSTFKTITGGIGLDAGTLKPDEEIEINGLKWQKDASWGDYFVTRVKEASPVNLRTALVNSDNIYFAQQTLRMGEETFRKGLDKFIFGEKLDLAIPMNPAQISNEDKFNSEILLADTGYGQGQLLVTPIQQAAMYTVFQNEGKLVYPKIELSKETKTKENAISSNAANTIVTDLLGSVEDETGYVHNMYNPDFSLAAKTGTAEIKDKQDTVGKENSFLLAMDRSHNKFSAMIMVEDSRKNDTATNISKTLIDYLEANIK; this is encoded by the coding sequence ATGGGGGATTGGGAAGTGGAAAGAAGAAATCAGAAAAAGTCAAACAAACCAGTACTATTAGCAATTGGTGGTATTGTAGCGGTAGGTGTTTTAGCAGGGGGCTATTTTGCCTATAGCACTTGGCAGAAAACACAAGAACTAAACAACGCAGAAAAATCTGCTAAGACATTTTTAAGTTATTTTTCGAAGCAAGAATTTGACAAGTTTCCAGAACTCTTAAATGAGGGATCAGTCAAGGAAAGTGGCTATGATAATGCCAAATTAGTAGAAAAATACCAAACAATTTTTTCTGGGATTCAAGCAGAAGGAATTAAAAGTAAAGAGGTCAAAGTAACAAAAGATAAAAAGGGTCAATTTACATTTACTTATAAATTAGATATGACGACACCTTTAGGTAATTTGAAGGATCTAACCTATAAAACAACGATTAAAAAAACAAGTGATCGTTATGAAATAGACTGGGCTCCTAATTTGATTTTCCCCGAAATGACTGGACAAGATAAAGTGACGATGGGGATTGATCCGGCGAACAGAGGGGAAATCGTTGATCGAAACGGTGAAGGGCTGGCGGTCAATCAAGCGTTTGATCAAGTGGGGATTGTTCCAGGTAAACTTGGAGAAGGTCAAGAGAAAACCAATAATATCAAAGCCTTTAGTGAGCAATTTAAAGTATCGATAGAGGACATAGAGCAAAAGCTTAAACAAGAATGGGTCAAACCAGACTCTTTCGTTCCTTTGGCGATCTCATTTGATCCGGTAACTACTTTCCCCCAAGGCGCGGCGTCTCAAGATGCAATGGTTCGTTACTATCCGCTAAAAGAAGCAGCAGCGCAATTAGTCGGTTATGTCGGTACAATCACGGCAGAAGATATTGAAAAAGACCCGTCATTGAGCAGTACTGGTGTCATTGGGAAAGTCGGATTGGAACAAGCATATGACAAACAATTACGAGGACAAGACGGCGGTAATATCACGATTATTGATGACAAAGGTGAATTCAGAAGCGTCCTGCAAAAAGTAGCTAAAAAAGATGGAGATAAAATCCAGATAGCGATTGATAAAAATGTTCAGTCGCAAGCCTACACTATTTTTAACAATCGTCCTGGTAGTGCTGTGGTCATGGATCCACAACAAGGTGATCTATTAGCTGCGGCCAGTTCACCATCGTTCGATCCAAATAAAATGGCAAATGGCATTTCTCAAGTTGATTATGATGCCTATGCGAATAATGAAAACTTACCATTTATGGCTCGTTTTGCAACAGGTTATGCACCAGGATCAACATTTAAAACAATTACTGGTGGGATTGGTCTAGATGCGGGTACCTTGAAACCAGATGAAGAAATTGAAATCAATGGGTTGAAATGGCAAAAAGATGCTTCATGGGGGGATTATTTTGTTACCCGAGTTAAAGAAGCAAGCCCTGTAAACTTGCGAACAGCATTAGTCAATTCTGATAATATTTATTTTGCGCAACAAACGTTACGGATGGGCGAAGAGACGTTTAGAAAAGGACTCGATAAATTTATTTTCGGAGAAAAATTAGATTTGGCCATCCCAATGAACCCAGCACAAATCTCAAATGAAGATAAATTCAATTCAGAGATTCTACTAGCAGATACAGGATATGGGCAAGGTCAGCTATTGGTGACCCCGATTCAACAAGCGGCTATGTATACTGTTTTCCAAAATGAAGGCAAACTCGTATATCCGAAAATCGAATTAAGTAAAGAAACCAAGACGAAAGAAAATGCCATCAGTTCAAATGCTGCAAATACGATTGTGACAGATTTGCTTGGTAGTGTAGAAGATGAAACAGGTTACGTCCACAATATGTACAATCCTGACTTTTCTCTAGCAGCTAAAACGGGAACAGCTGAAATCAAAGACAAGCAAGATACGGTTGGTAAAGAAAATAGTTTCCTATTGGCAATGGATCGAAGTCATAATAAATTTTCCGCAATGATCATGGTGGAAGATTCTAGAAAAAATGATACAGCAACAAACATTAGTAAAACCTTGATCGATTATTTAGAAGCAAATATCAAGTGA
- the argS gene encoding arginine--tRNA ligase, with protein sequence MNNKEIVAKAIYDVVKEDLSLEAVTQLLENPKSVDHGDVAFPAFSLAKVYRKAPQQIAADLAEKIAGTDFEKIEVVGPYLNFFMNKKMVSQAVISQIAKDKGHYGDSSIGEKGNVPIDMSSPNIAKPISMGHLRSTVIGNSIAFILEKIGYTPIRINHLGDWGTQFGKLIVGYKKWGSEEAVKTAPITELLRLYVQFHEEAETQPELEEEARTWFKKLEEGDEEATELWQWFRTESLKEFDKIYSMLEVSFDSYNGEAFYNDKMDEIVTMLEEKHLLQENQGAEIVDLSAYDLNPALIKKSDGATLYITRDLAAAVYRKRNYDFAKSIYVVGNEQSNHFKQLKAVLKELGFDWSQDMHHIPFGLITQGGKKLSTRKGKIVLLEEVLNEAVELANKQIMEKNPDLPNREEVARQVGIGSVIFHDLKNDRLNNFDFVLEEVVRFEGETGPYVQYTHARAMSILRKADFTIDETKAYALDDKDSWEVVKLLQKFPDVVMQAAEKYEPSVIAKHAIQVAQAFNKYYAHVKILTDDEQKESRLALVYAMATIIKEDLRLLGLHAPNEM encoded by the coding sequence ATGAATAACAAAGAAATCGTAGCAAAAGCCATTTATGATGTAGTAAAAGAAGATCTATCTTTAGAAGCTGTTACACAATTATTGGAAAATCCTAAATCAGTTGATCATGGAGATGTTGCTTTTCCGGCTTTTTCACTGGCTAAAGTCTATCGCAAAGCCCCTCAACAAATTGCCGCCGATTTAGCAGAAAAAATTGCTGGAACAGACTTTGAAAAAATTGAAGTGGTAGGACCATATTTAAACTTTTTCATGAATAAAAAAATGGTCAGTCAAGCAGTCATCAGTCAAATTGCGAAAGATAAAGGACATTATGGTGATAGCTCAATCGGTGAAAAAGGAAATGTTCCAATTGATATGTCCTCGCCTAATATCGCTAAACCAATTTCTATGGGACACTTACGTTCGACTGTGATTGGAAATTCTATTGCCTTTATTCTTGAAAAAATTGGTTATACACCAATCCGTATCAATCATTTAGGGGATTGGGGAACGCAATTCGGAAAATTAATTGTTGGTTACAAAAAATGGGGTTCAGAAGAAGCGGTTAAAACGGCACCCATCACTGAATTATTACGCTTATACGTACAATTCCATGAAGAAGCTGAAACACAACCAGAGTTAGAAGAGGAAGCTCGCACTTGGTTTAAAAAACTAGAAGAAGGCGACGAAGAAGCAACCGAATTATGGCAATGGTTCCGTACGGAATCACTAAAAGAATTCGATAAAATTTATTCAATGTTAGAAGTTTCTTTTGATTCATACAATGGAGAAGCTTTCTATAATGATAAGATGGATGAAATTGTCACAATGCTAGAAGAAAAACATTTATTACAAGAAAATCAAGGAGCGGAAATCGTTGATTTGTCTGCCTATGATTTAAATCCTGCTTTGATCAAAAAATCTGATGGGGCTACACTATATATCACACGTGATTTGGCAGCAGCTGTTTACCGTAAACGTAACTATGATTTTGCTAAATCGATTTATGTCGTTGGAAATGAACAAAGTAATCACTTCAAGCAATTAAAAGCTGTATTAAAAGAGCTTGGATTTGACTGGTCACAAGATATGCATCATATTCCATTCGGCTTGATCACACAAGGTGGTAAAAAACTATCGACTCGTAAAGGAAAAATTGTTTTATTGGAAGAAGTGCTAAACGAAGCAGTTGAACTTGCGAACAAACAAATTATGGAGAAAAATCCTGATTTGCCAAATCGTGAGGAAGTGGCTAGACAGGTTGGGATTGGTTCTGTTATTTTCCATGATCTAAAAAATGATCGTCTAAATAATTTTGACTTTGTTTTAGAAGAGGTTGTCCGCTTCGAAGGAGAAACGGGTCCTTATGTCCAATATACGCATGCTCGTGCTATGAGTATTCTTAGGAAAGCGGATTTCACGATCGATGAAACCAAAGCATATGCTTTAGATGATAAAGATAGTTGGGAAGTTGTTAAGTTGTTGCAAAAATTCCCAGATGTTGTGATGCAAGCAGCTGAAAAATATGAACCTTCAGTGATTGCCAAACATGCCATTCAAGTTGCTCAAGCGTTTAATAAATATTATGCTCATGTCAAAATTTTAACAGATGATGAACAAAAAGAATCACGCTTAGCATTAGTTTATGCTATGGCGACAATCATAAAAGAAGATTTACGTTTACTTGGCCTGCATGCGCCAAATGAAATGTAA